Proteins encoded together in one Mus caroli chromosome 4, CAROLI_EIJ_v1.1, whole genome shotgun sequence window:
- the C4H8orf37 gene encoding protein C8orf37 homolog has protein sequence MAKDLDELLDEVETKFCRLDPLRLDLGERPKGGGGGGGGGGGSPSGDRNGAQEKETLRSTDTFKKEDDLDSLINEIFEEPNFDKKSFQKFKSKSSSNTSVRAPIQGVSKSCSPVYLSGSAIPCGIGTNTSQRACDRLRCVACDFRIVSYNDYMWDKSCDYLFFRNNMPEFHKLKTKLIEKKGARAYACQCSWRTVEELTDLQTDHQLRWVCGKH, from the exons ATGGCGAAGGACCTGGACGAACTTCTGGATGAAGTCGAGACCAAGTTCTGCAGACTCGACCCCCTGAGGCTGGACCTGGGTGAGCGGCCCaaaggcggcggcggcggcggcggcggcggcggcggctcgcCCAGCGGCGACCGGAACggagcccaggagaaagaaactCTCAG atcaacagacacatttaaaaaagaagatgatCTTGACAGTCTTATTAATGAAATATTCGAGGAGCCTAACTTTGACAAAAAATCTTTT CAAAAATTTAAGTCTAAATCTTCAAGTAACACATCTGTCAGAGCTCCCATACAAGGCGTCAGTAAAAG TTGCAGTCCAGTGTATCTCAGTGGAAGCGCTATTCCATGTGGGATTGGAACAAATACTTCACAGAG AGCATGTGACCGACTGCGTTGTGTAGCCTGTGATTTCCGGATAGTGAGCTACAATGACTATATGTGGGACAAGTCATGTGACTATCTGTTCTTCAG AAACAACATGCCAGAATTccacaaactcaaaacaaaattgATCGAGAAGAAAGGAGCACGGGCATATGCCTGCCAGTGTAGCTGGAGAACTGTTGAAGAACTCACTGACCTGCAGACAGATCATCAGCTTCGCTGGGTGTGTGGTAAACACTGA